In a single window of the Acinetobacter sp. CS-2 genome:
- a CDS encoding IS3 family transposase (programmed frameshift) — protein sequence MARRPRRNHSNDFKAKVALAAIKAEKTLAELSAEFDVHQNQIIDWKNQLISASSQAFDQSKAPTEPPIDLKKLHAKIGEQALEIGFFRRCVEETGPLQPQKLIDDSLQISVSKQAQLLKVSRGCYYYRPKPVSASDLKLMRCMDELHMQYPFAGSRMMRDLLNRQGHHIGRRHTRTLMKKMGINALYCKPNLSQANQAHRKYPYLLKGLAIQRSNQVWSTDITYIPMAKGFVYLCAVIDWHSRKVLAHRVSISMEVTFCIETLNEAIEKYGRPEIFNTDQGSQFTSDAFIDVLKSNGIQISMDGKGRWVDNVMVERLWRSVKYEEVYLKAYSNVLDAKKQLNAYFEFYNLKRPHSSLDKMTPDEFYYDQLPQQNKVA from the exons ATGGCACGTAGACCAAGAAGAAATCATTCAAATGATTTTAAAGCTAAGGTAGCACTTGCTGCGATTAAAGCAGAAAAAACACTTGCTGAATTGAGTGCTGAATTTGATGTTCATCAAAACCAAATTATCGACTGGAAAAATCAACTGATTTCAGCTTCCTCGCAAGCTTTCGATCAATCAAAAGCTCCAACAGAACCACCCATCGATCTAAAAAAACTACATGCAAAAATCGGTGAGCAGGCATTAGAAATTG GATTTTTTAGAAGGTGTGTTGAAGAAACTGGGCCGCTTCAACCACAAAAGTTAATCGATGACTCACTTCAGATTTCAGTATCTAAGCAAGCTCAGCTGCTGAAAGTCTCCCGTGGTTGTTATTACTATCGCCCAAAACCTGTGAGTGCATCAGATCTGAAGCTGATGCGGTGTATGGATGAGTTACATATGCAATACCCTTTTGCAGGTAGCCGGATGATGCGTGATTTGTTGAATCGTCAAGGACATCATATAGGACGACGTCATACACGTACTTTAATGAAGAAAATGGGCATTAATGCGTTATATTGCAAACCAAATTTAAGCCAGGCTAATCAAGCTCACCGCAAATATCCATATCTGCTCAAAGGATTGGCTATTCAGCGCAGTAATCAAGTGTGGTCTACGGATATAACGTATATCCCTATGGCAAAAGGCTTTGTTTATTTATGTGCTGTGATTGATTGGCATAGCCGCAAGGTACTTGCGCATAGAGTATCGATTAGTATGGAGGTTACATTTTGCATAGAAACATTAAATGAAGCTATTGAAAAATATGGTCGACCTGAAATATTTAATACAGACCAAGGCAGTCAGTTTACCAGTGATGCATTTATTGATGTATTGAAATCAAATGGCATTCAAATCAGTATGGATGGTAAAGGTCGATGGGTTGATAATGTGATGGTTGAACGATTATGGCGGAGCGTTAAATATGAAGAGGTGTATCTCAAAGCCTACAGCAATGTTTTGGATGCGAAGAAGCAATTAAACGCATATTTTGAATTTTATAATTTGAAACGACCTCATTCGAGTCTGGACAAAATGACTCCAGATGAGTTTTACTATGACCAGCTACCACAACAAAATAAGGTAGCTTAA
- a CDS encoding DUF2726 domain-containing protein: MYKFVFALCGVFRKPKTKAKKNSKKGYRKPQKNQELVSKKVLTKDEITMLDALEQVIPSRNILVQVSMSAFMTTQNISTRNQFSRLYVDYLIVDEDYNPILSIELDGHYHKYTQDKDKRRDELLKSAGIPVIRFKEIPDIKVIRKTISRYI, from the coding sequence GTGTATAAGTTCGTTTTTGCTTTATGTGGCGTATTTCGCAAACCTAAAACTAAAGCCAAAAAGAATTCAAAAAAAGGCTATCGTAAGCCTCAAAAGAATCAGGAGCTTGTATCTAAAAAAGTCCTTACAAAAGACGAGATTACAATGCTTGATGCACTAGAACAGGTCATTCCATCACGCAATATTTTGGTGCAAGTAAGCATGAGTGCTTTTATGACCACGCAAAACATAAGTACCCGAAATCAGTTTTCTAGGCTTTACGTGGACTATTTGATTGTTGATGAAGACTACAATCCTATATTATCTATTGAGCTTGATGGGCATTATCATAAATATACCCAGGATAAAGATAAAAGGCGTGACGAGCTTTTGAAGAGTGCTGGCATTCCTGTCATTAGGTTTAAGGAAATTCCAGACATAAAAGTTATAAGAAAAACCATTTC